In Apium graveolens cultivar Ventura chromosome 10, ASM990537v1, whole genome shotgun sequence, the following are encoded in one genomic region:
- the LOC141693391 gene encoding uncharacterized protein LOC141693391 isoform X1, whose product MPLYDNCKEFSVLSVVVRLMNVKVLNKQTDKADKAFNDMLKCFKAMLPEGNNFPEDYYQTRKLLCDVGLGYEQIDVCQFDCALFYGENANALLCPICQSSRYVRNKIPHKRLRWFPLKARLKRLFSSKFTSKDMRWNKDVRKEEIGVLRHPADGMAWKHFDNTYLDFAKDSRSVRMGLASDGFDPFSNLSSTYSLWPVILIPYNMPPWASPNGTNYLMSLLIPGPRSPGKDYDVFLQPLIDELKELWDGVDAYDSYGACTFKLRAAVLWTISDFPAYAYLSGWSTAGRLACPVCLEDTRSRRITDKKCFMGHRCYLKVNHPWRRSKEYDGSTELRGPPRNFTGEDILK is encoded by the coding sequence ATGCCTTTATATGATAATTGTAAAGAATTTTCTGTCCTAAGTGTTGTGGTAAGGTTAATGAATGTTAAGGTGCTTAACAAACAGACAGATAAAGCAGATAAAGCATTTAATGATATGTTGAAGTGTTTCAAGGCGATGTTGCCTGAAGGTAATAATTTTCCAGAGGACTATTATCAGACTAGGAAGCTTCTTTGTGATGTGGGCTTAGGATATGAACAAATTGATGTATGTCAATTTGATTGTGCTTTATTTTATGGTGAGAATGCAAATGCTTTGTTATGTCCAATATGTCAGTCAAGCCGTTATGTACGAAATAAAATCCCACATAAAAGACTTAGATGGTTTCCACTAAAGGCTCGACTCAAAAGATTGTTTAGCTCTAAATTTACTTCAAAAGACATGCGATGGAATAAAGATGTACGTAAAGAAGAAATCGGTGTGTTACGTCATCCGGCTGATGGAATGGCTTGGAAGCATTTTGATAATACATACCTTGACTTTGCTAAAGATTCTAGGAGTGTTCGAATGGGGTTGGCATCAGATGGGTTTGACCCTTTTTCAAACCTTTCATCAACCTATAGTTTGTGGCCAGTAATATTAATTCCATATAACATGCCACCTTGGGCTTCCCCAAATGGTACAAACTATCTAATGTCTTTATtaattccaggtcctagatctCCTGGAAAAGATTATGATGTGTTCTTGCAGCCATTAATTGATGAACTTAAGGAGTTATGGGATGGAGTAGATGCATATGATTCATATGGTGCGTGTACTTTTAAACTTAGAGCTGCAGTATTATGGACAATTAGTGATTTTCCAGCTTATGCCTATCTATCTGGATGGAGCACTGCTGGAAGATTAGCATGCCCAGTTTGTTTAGAGGATACTAGATCTCGAAGAATCACTGATAAGAAATGTTTTATGGGACATCGATGTTATTTAAAGGTGAACCATCCATGGCGAAGGAGCAAAGAATATGATGGATCTACTGAGTTACGTGGTCCTCCAAGAAATTTTACAGGTGAAGACATTTTAAAATAG
- the LOC141693391 gene encoding uncharacterized protein LOC141693391 isoform X2: MARPDGSIAEAFVVDEAVSFLSRYVSNIETRFNRLERNWDLPLPNHHMDIFKSNVRPLGAASIKLLQNWKNIIQWYILNNSADDIQEYLDEHKKLLQERGISYSDIDVKQREEFPSWFRIKISQMQVQNSAVINDDLYSLSQGPLERYHSYQSYVVNGVRFRCKEYDDTLKTQYSGVCTEGDHENENLIYYGVLIEILELSFLLDRKVFLFHCKWYNSSLKCRTIYVDNNLTSINTSTDWYTNEPFILSTQA, from the exons ATGGCTCGACCAGATGGTTCAATTGCTGAAGCTTTTGTGGTAGACGAAGCTGTAAGTTTTTTATCCAGATATGTTTCTAATATAGAAACAAGATTTAATAGACTTGAACGTAATTGGGATTTACCTCTTCCAAATCATCATATGGACATTTTTAAGTCCAATGTCCGTCCATTAGGAGCAGCTTCTATCAAATTGCTACAAAATTGGAAGAATATCATTCAGTGGTATATATTAAACAATTCTGCTGATGATATccaagaatatttgga TGAGCACAAAAAGTTATTGCAAGAAAGAGGCATTTCATATTCAGATATTGACGTGAAGCAAAGAGAAGAATTCCCATCTTGGTTCAGAATAAAG ATATCTCAAATGCAAGTGCAAAATTCAGCTGTTATCAATGATGATTTGTACTCTTTATCTCAAGGTCCATTAGAACGATATCATAGTTATCAAAGCTATGTTGTAAATGGTGTTAGATTTCGTTGCAAAGAGTATGATGATACTCTTAAAACACAGTATTCTGGAGTTTGCACAGAAGGTGATCATGAAAATGAGAATCTTATATATTATGGGGTCTTGATTGAGATTTTAGAATTGTCATTTCTTTTGGATcggaaagttttcttattccaCTGCAAGTGGTATAACTCTAGTCTCAAGTGCAGAACAATCTACGTGGATAATAATCTTACGTCCATTAATACATCAACTGATTGGTACACTAACGAACCTTTTATTTTGTCAACTCAAGCTTAA